A section of the Lutra lutra chromosome 3, mLutLut1.2, whole genome shotgun sequence genome encodes:
- the LOC125096226 gene encoding LOW QUALITY PROTEIN: ral guanine nucleotide dissociation stimulator-like (The sequence of the model RefSeq protein was modified relative to this genomic sequence to represent the inferred CDS: deleted 1 base in 1 codon): protein MFSCCLPASWGSGYQKPQENGLFPCCRHWLKPCPQCPPRAFRGRCHKNAPEEMVQELNVDTPCSPSSKDKKPHKANRVWRWLRGKNGSTRKRRRTSVLLANRANKLQATIDHLVPAVIRQDLRYVHIFLDTYRAFATTQEVLDLLFARFGCVYSTYDEVGGTQEQCNTAIYAILNTWVEKYPGDFVQPPESPSLHVLLAYLQVNVPGSDLERRAQLLLSEMQHVEATEPEAAAPAPELDHDVPQELIPAATLAPAASLGPELAPAIPAEAADHGSGRAETPPAPLRPGQMVVRALVHFSAMAEPSGLLPDLDVQQGPAPAPGVPEEPEPPPASVEQPGSAPEQQLMLAVAPEHSPPLPSFPSLSYLCLLFTSILT, encoded by the exons ATGTTTTCCTGTTGTCTGCCTgcttcctggggctctgggtACCAGAAACCCCAGGAAAATGGCTTGTTCCCATGCTGCAGACATTGGCTCAAACCTTGCCCCCAATGCCCTCCCAGGGCATTTCGAGGGAGATGCCATAAG AACGCTCCAGAGGAGATGGTGCAGGAGCTGAATGTCGACAccccctgctctccttcctctaaGGACAAGAAGCCCCACAAGGCCAATAGAGTCTGGCGCTGGCTCAGG GGGAAAAATGGTTcaaccaggaagaggaggaggacctCGGTGCTGTTGGCCAACCGGGCCAACAAGCTACAGGCCACAATAGATCACCTGGTGCCTGCCGTCATAAGACAAGATCTACGCTATGTCCACATCTTTCTGGACACATACCGCGCCTTTGCCACCACCCAGGAGGTGCTGGACCTCCTATTTGCAAG ATTCGGATGTGTTTACTCCACCTATGACGAGGTCGGCGGAACCCAGGAGCAGTGCAACAC GGCCATCTATGCCATCCTGAACACATGGGTGGAAAAGTATCCAGGGGATTTTGTGCAGCCTCCAGAGTCTCCCAGCTTGCATGTGCTGCTGGCCTACCTGCAGGTCAATGTGCCGGGCTCGGACCTGGAGCGCCGggcccagcttctgctctcagaAATGCAACACGTTGAGGCCACGGAGCCAGAGGCTGCGG CACCTGCCCCGGAGCTGGATCATGATGTGCCTCAGGAACTCATCCCAGCAGCCACTCTGGCACCCGCTGCATCTCTGGGGCCCGAGCTGGCCCCCGCCATCCCGGCTGAGGCAGCTGACCACGGGTCAGGAAGAGCAGAGACCCCACCTGCTCCGTTGAGGCCAGGGCAGATGGTCGTCAGGGCCCTCGTTCACTTCTCTGCGATGGCAGAGCCATCGGGCCTTTTGCCTGACCTGGATGTCCAGCAgggtcctgcccctgctcctggggtTCCTGAAGAGCCTGAACCACCACCTGCCTCCGTGGAGCAACCAGGCTCCGCCCCTGAGCAGCAGCTCATGCTGGCTGTAGCCCCAGAGCAT TCTCCCCCTCTCCCgtcatttccttctttgtcataTTTGTGTTTGTTATTCACCTCTATACTtacttaa